A single region of the Deefgea piscis genome encodes:
- the tnpC gene encoding IS66 family transposase, which yields MDLAQELANLDLPAAVRAAILAQSVLLAQHTELVTQQDQQLKQYVSDIQNKTQTIEALTMELAYLRRMRYGAKTEVMNREQRDLFEEALDADMAALEAKLAAEQANNTPEVSDKKPRIRAGRQALPAHLPRTDMVHEPESCSCGQCGQGLVKVGEDISEQLHVQPAVFSVLRHIRPQYACRSCQTMSAAPIPPAIINGGLPTAATLAWVMVSKYIDHLPLYRLRQIAERSGVPLAESTLASWVGTVGWWLQPLADRLRERLKGETVLHADETPVKQLDPGKGKTKTAYLWGYRNTPLSGSAPIILFDYQGGRSGQHVRDFLADWQGQLMVDDYGGYKALFKTGVIELGCWAHARRKFFELHQANGSPIAAEALRRIGELYALEAQAKDLNPEQRRALRQQQAQPKLLEFKIWLDETGSKVAPNSALAKAIIYSQRRWTALERYAQSGIAPIDNNPVENSIRPIAIGKKNWLFAGSERAGQRAAAIQTLLGTAKLNDLDPMAWLTDTLEKLPTWPNSRIDELLPLRALAET from the coding sequence ATGGATCTCGCTCAAGAACTCGCCAATTTAGACCTACCCGCCGCAGTCCGCGCGGCGATTTTGGCGCAGTCGGTACTCCTTGCTCAGCATACTGAATTAGTCACTCAGCAAGATCAACAACTCAAACAATACGTCTCCGACATCCAAAATAAAACGCAAACCATCGAAGCGCTAACGATGGAATTGGCCTATCTGCGCCGCATGCGTTATGGCGCTAAGACCGAAGTGATGAATCGCGAGCAGCGAGATTTGTTTGAAGAAGCCCTCGATGCCGATATGGCGGCGCTGGAAGCCAAACTCGCCGCCGAGCAAGCCAACAACACCCCCGAGGTCAGCGATAAAAAGCCGCGCATTCGTGCAGGTCGCCAAGCCTTACCGGCGCATTTGCCGCGTACCGATATGGTTCACGAGCCTGAATCATGCAGTTGCGGCCAATGTGGTCAGGGTTTAGTTAAAGTCGGCGAAGACATTAGCGAGCAACTGCATGTGCAACCGGCGGTGTTTAGCGTGTTGCGCCACATTCGCCCGCAATACGCTTGCCGCAGCTGTCAAACGATGAGCGCCGCGCCGATTCCGCCGGCGATCATCAATGGCGGTTTACCCACTGCGGCCACTTTGGCGTGGGTGATGGTCAGCAAATACATTGATCATTTACCGCTGTATCGGCTACGGCAAATCGCCGAACGCAGCGGCGTGCCGTTAGCAGAAAGCACGCTGGCCAGTTGGGTCGGCACAGTCGGCTGGTGGTTGCAGCCGTTGGCGGATCGATTGCGTGAACGATTGAAAGGCGAAACGGTGCTGCATGCCGATGAAACGCCAGTCAAACAGCTTGATCCGGGCAAAGGCAAAACCAAAACCGCGTATTTATGGGGGTATCGCAACACGCCTTTGAGTGGCAGTGCGCCGATCATTTTGTTCGACTACCAAGGCGGTCGCTCGGGTCAACACGTCCGCGATTTCTTGGCCGATTGGCAAGGTCAATTGATGGTCGATGACTATGGCGGCTACAAAGCGCTGTTCAAAACCGGCGTGATTGAGCTGGGCTGCTGGGCGCACGCACGGCGCAAATTCTTCGAATTGCATCAAGCCAACGGCAGCCCGATTGCCGCAGAGGCGCTGCGCCGTATTGGCGAACTGTATGCACTAGAAGCGCAGGCCAAAGATTTAAACCCCGAACAACGCCGAGCGCTACGGCAGCAACAAGCGCAACCTAAACTGCTCGAATTCAAAATTTGGCTGGATGAAACCGGTAGCAAAGTTGCGCCCAATAGCGCACTCGCTAAAGCGATCATTTACAGCCAACGGCGTTGGACGGCGCTTGAACGCTACGCCCAAAGCGGCATTGCGCCAATCGATAACAATCCGGTCGAAAACAGCATTCGGCCGATTGCGATTGGCAAAAAGAACTGGTTATTTGCGGGGAGCGAGCGCGCCGGTCAACGCGCTGCCGCAATTCAAACGCTACTGGGCACCGCCAAACTCAACGACCTAGACCCGATGGCCTGGCTCACCGACACCCTAGAAAAGCTCCCCACTTGGCCGAACAGCCGCATCGACGAATTATTACCGCTAAGAGCGCTAGCAGAAACTTAA
- a CDS encoding nucleotidyltransferase family protein, with translation MKEHLFLPPQHWATLCRLLQLYLPHAEVWAFGSRVKGTHWDASDIDLVVRCPASPQQATDLAALKQALSDSPIPYVVQIHDWAKLPSQFQAEMSAAHRVIQTPQQY, from the coding sequence ATGAAAGAGCACTTATTCTTACCACCGCAACACTGGGCGACGCTGTGCCGGCTGTTACAACTCTATCTGCCGCACGCCGAGGTCTGGGCATTTGGTAGTCGCGTCAAAGGCACGCACTGGGATGCCAGTGATATTGATTTGGTCGTTCGCTGCCCAGCAAGTCCGCAGCAAGCCACGGATTTAGCCGCACTAAAACAAGCGTTATCCGATAGCCCGATTCCCTATGTGGTGCAAATACACGATTGGGCCAAACTGCCTAGCCAGTTTCAAGCTGAAATGAGTGCGGCTCATCGCGTAATCCAAACACCGCAGCAATACTAA
- a CDS encoding nucleotidyltransferase substrate binding protein: MTLNFDHLERSIQTLDQSLQYLHDSEQGSVPYEVFRNAVIKGFELCLETSGNLLRKSLLEFVSDPRKIATLNYKDVLRTAAQYGLLTVDEVERWFTYRDSRNQTAHDYGEQLAEHVLTVIVQFHLDAQTLLRRLKALP, translated from the coding sequence ATGACTCTGAATTTTGATCACCTTGAACGCAGTATTCAAACGCTGGATCAGTCACTGCAATATCTGCATGACAGCGAACAGGGCAGCGTGCCATACGAGGTTTTTCGTAATGCGGTGATTAAAGGCTTCGAGCTTTGTCTAGAAACCAGCGGCAACTTGCTACGTAAATCCTTGCTGGAGTTCGTCAGCGATCCGCGCAAAATTGCTACGCTCAATTACAAAGATGTTTTGCGTACTGCGGCGCAATATGGGCTATTGACGGTCGATGAAGTGGAACGCTGGTTTACTTATCGCGATAGCCGCAATCAAACCGCACATGATTATGGCGAACAACTGGCAGAGCACGTTTTGACCGTCATAGTGCAGTTTCATTTAGATGCACAAACTTTGCTGCGACGACTCAAGGCCTTGCCGTAA
- a CDS encoding NAD(P)/FAD-dependent oxidoreductase, producing the protein MLRITELKLPLDHTEAELKTAIAAYLGIAETDINSFSVFKRSFDARKGHMLLAYIIDLDVGALESKLLAQFKNNVHVLPTPDTRYHFVGQAPASFSSQRPIVVGFGPCGIFAALILAQMGFKPIVLERGKKVRERTQDTWGLWRKSTLNPESNVQFGEGGAGTFSDGKLYSQIKDPRHLGRKVLNEFVKAGAPDEILYIAKPHIGTFKLVGMVEKMRAEIESLGGEIRFQQRVDDLILEDTPDGNKQIRGVRVTEIGIEGQPSNEILSEHVVIALGHSARDSFEMMHHRGVFMEAKPFSVGFRIEHPQSLIDQARWGKYAGHPVLGAADYKLVHHAANGRAVYSFCMCPGGTVVAATSEVGRVVTNGMSQYSRNERNANSGMVVSINPSDYPGGAMAGIEFQRQLESQAYVLGGENYNAPAQLVGDFLAGRASSGVGAVEPSYKPGVNWTDLASALPDYAISAMREALPAFGKKIRGYDMHDAVLTGVETRTSSPLRITRGDDCQSLNVRGLYPAGEGAGYAGGILSAGVDGIKVAEALALDLLK; encoded by the coding sequence ATGCTCCGCATTACCGAACTCAAACTACCGCTAGATCATACTGAAGCCGAACTCAAAACCGCCATCGCCGCGTATTTAGGCATCGCAGAAACCGACATCAATAGCTTTAGCGTCTTTAAACGCAGCTTTGACGCGCGTAAAGGCCATATGCTGCTGGCCTACATCATTGATTTGGACGTTGGCGCGCTTGAAAGCAAACTACTGGCGCAATTTAAAAACAATGTGCACGTTTTGCCAACGCCCGACACGCGCTACCACTTTGTCGGCCAAGCGCCTGCGTCCTTCAGCTCGCAGCGCCCTATCGTCGTTGGTTTTGGCCCATGCGGGATTTTTGCTGCGCTGATTTTGGCGCAAATGGGCTTTAAACCGATTGTGCTCGAGCGCGGTAAAAAGGTGCGTGAGCGCACGCAAGACACATGGGGCCTGTGGCGCAAAAGTACGCTCAATCCCGAGTCGAACGTGCAATTTGGTGAAGGCGGCGCCGGTACGTTTTCAGACGGTAAGCTGTACAGCCAAATCAAAGATCCGCGCCATCTCGGTCGCAAAGTACTCAATGAATTTGTTAAAGCTGGCGCGCCGGATGAGATTTTATATATTGCCAAACCGCATATTGGTACGTTTAAACTCGTTGGCATGGTCGAAAAAATGCGCGCCGAGATTGAATCACTCGGTGGCGAGATTCGCTTTCAGCAGCGTGTTGACGATCTTATCCTCGAAGATACACCCGACGGCAACAAGCAAATCCGTGGGGTTCGCGTCACCGAAATCGGCATAGAAGGCCAACCAAGTAATGAAATTCTCAGCGAGCACGTGGTCATCGCGCTGGGCCATAGCGCGCGCGATAGTTTTGAAATGATGCACCATCGCGGCGTCTTTATGGAAGCCAAGCCATTCTCGGTCGGCTTTCGAATTGAACACCCACAATCGTTGATCGACCAAGCACGCTGGGGCAAATATGCCGGTCACCCAGTACTCGGCGCAGCAGACTATAAACTGGTGCACCACGCCGCCAATGGCCGTGCGGTGTATAGCTTCTGTATGTGCCCGGGCGGCACGGTTGTTGCCGCAACTTCTGAAGTCGGCCGCGTCGTCACCAACGGCATGAGTCAATATTCGCGTAATGAGCGCAATGCCAATTCCGGCATGGTAGTCAGCATCAACCCAAGCGACTATCCCGGCGGCGCTATGGCTGGGATTGAATTCCAACGCCAGCTCGAAAGCCAAGCCTATGTTCTGGGTGGCGAAAACTACAACGCACCAGCGCAATTGGTCGGCGATTTTCTCGCTGGCCGCGCTTCAAGCGGCGTCGGCGCAGTCGAGCCATCGTACAAACCCGGCGTGAACTGGACAGATCTGGCTAGCGCGCTACCCGATTACGCCATTAGCGCCATGCGCGAAGCACTCCCGGCCTTTGGCAAAAAAATCCGTGGCTACGATATGCACGATGCAGTGCTCACCGGCGTTGAAACCCGCACCTCCTCACCACTGCGTATCACCCGTGGCGACGATTGCCAATCGCTCAACGTGCGCGGTCTCTACCCCGCTGGCGAAGGCGCAGGCTACGCCGGTGGGATTTTATCGGCTGGGGTGGATGGAATTAAGGTCGCCGAGGCATTGGCGCTGGATCTCTTAAAATAA
- a CDS encoding thiol:disulfide interchange protein DsbA/DsbL, with amino-acid sequence MMLKHWIKTIVVAASLMSATAAFAFTEGKDYKAMAKPMPVAVPGKAEVIEFFWYGCPHCFAIEPYVDAWAAKLPKDVNFRRVHVMWDGRNDMEGHAKIFLALQGMGLDAKYQQAVMKAVQKDRIELRNEAKLLEWVKKQGIDVAKFKANYNGFSTQMQLKNLTKITQDYQVDGVPMFVVNGKWVTSPAMVGAEDATVTKMVDELIAKDRKAPKKK; translated from the coding sequence ATGATGTTAAAGCACTGGATTAAAACAATCGTCGTCGCAGCGTCATTAATGAGCGCCACCGCGGCTTTTGCTTTTACCGAAGGTAAAGATTACAAAGCCATGGCCAAACCCATGCCAGTCGCAGTTCCTGGCAAGGCCGAAGTGATCGAGTTCTTCTGGTATGGCTGCCCACACTGCTTTGCCATCGAACCTTATGTGGATGCTTGGGCAGCAAAACTGCCTAAAGACGTTAATTTCCGCCGTGTTCACGTGATGTGGGATGGCCGCAATGATATGGAAGGCCACGCCAAGATCTTCCTCGCATTGCAAGGCATGGGTTTAGACGCCAAATACCAGCAAGCCGTTATGAAGGCCGTGCAAAAAGATCGCATCGAATTACGCAATGAAGCCAAATTGCTAGAATGGGTTAAAAAACAAGGCATCGATGTTGCCAAATTTAAAGCCAATTACAATGGCTTCTCAACCCAAATGCAATTGAAAAACCTAACAAAAATCACTCAAGACTATCAAGTTGACGGCGTACCGATGTTTGTTGTTAACGGTAAATGGGTAACTAGCCCAGCGATGGTCGGTGCGGAAGATGCCACTGTGACCAAAATGGTCGATGAGTTGATCGCCAAAGATCGTAAAGCGCCAAAAAAGAAATAA